From Coffea arabica cultivar ET-39 chromosome 2e, Coffea Arabica ET-39 HiFi, whole genome shotgun sequence, the proteins below share one genomic window:
- the LOC113725838 gene encoding uncharacterized protein, with protein sequence MLIAIIACIYVHFVLKGDGDCRRKKGKRISFSFEPPFSPYRIKPFLKRQRNKFYTLLWFFHLFRVLDPTRGLLNSTCTAFFMGTKMKGICKGFNKYISQMFVVKEREMEIGYPTDVKHVAHIGWDGPSGSAPSWMNEFKTGPDFTATSIGNSGAALSPWSSQDFGESMGHRSTSEMYKDIPSTDLPNIPKAKQKRKKSKSTSSPRSNSSSSSRGSRAAKSKTKFVEGNAKPANIEVA encoded by the exons ATGCTAATTGCTATAATTGCATGCATATATGTACATTTTGTGTTGAAGGGAGATGGGGACTGTAGAAGGAAGAAGGGGAAGAGAATCAGCTTCTCTTTTGAGCCTCCTTTCTCCCCTTACCGTATCAAACCTTTTCTAAAAAG GCAAAGGAACAAGTTCTACACATTGTTGTGGTTCTTCCACCTCTTTCGTGTCTTAGATCCTACCAGAGGACTGCTAAATTCGACCTGTACAGCTTTCTTTATGGGAACCAAAATGAAGGGGATCTGTAAGGGATTCAATAAATACATATCTCAAATGTTTG TTGTAAAGGAACGTGAGATGGAGATTGGATATCCGACAGATGTTAAGCATGTGGCACACATCGGATGGGACGGCCCTTCTGGTAGCGCACCAAGTTGG ATGAATGAATTCAAGACGGGGCCTGATTTTACAGCAACTTCGATTGGAAATTCTGGTGCTGCTCTTTCTCCGTGGTCATCACAAG ATTTTGGAGAATCCATGGGGCATCGATCGACATCTGAAATGTACAAGGACATACCATCTACAGATCTTCCCAATATACCCAAGGCAAAgcagaagagaaagaaatcTAAGTCAACTTCGTCTCCCAGGTCCAATTCTTCTTCCTCATCAAGGGGTTCTCGGGCAGCTAAATCAAAGACTAAGTTTGTGGAAGGCAATGCTAAACCAGCAAATATAGAAGTAGCCTAA
- the LOC113725839 gene encoding pectinesterase-like has translation MANTHQPLLDIPKKRSGFKVLYVVLSLAAILGAISIVSVTILSRSQTSTSSLRGGHLCSHAHDQSSCLQAVSEVASSGQSSDVDLLQMILAKSSAQIQETIKLTDNINRRINDQREQAALADCLELMDMSVDRLMDSMVALGSQTAQSQSDAHSWLSSVLTNHVTCLDGLNGRTRSVVEPMMKDLILKARTSLAMVAAIAPPKEEMIEQPLNGDLPSWVTSKDRRLLEALPKDIKANSVVAKDGSGNYKTVQEAVNAAPNNAQSRYVIHVKAGTYKEKVDIGKNKKNLMLVGDGMDKTIITGSLNVVDGSTTFNSATVAAVADGFIAQDLGFQNTAGPQKHQAVALRVGADKSVINRCKIDAFQDTLYTHSLRQFFRDCYITGTVDFIFGDAAVVFQNSKLAARKPMSNQQNMVTAQGRVDPNSNTGTSIQNCDIIPSSDLAPVKGSIKTYLGRPWKEYSRTVVMQSNIDNHIVPEGWSVWSGDFALKTLYYGEYQNRGPGAGTSGRVKWPGYHVITSAAEASKFTVAQLIQGGQWLKNTGVAYTEGL, from the exons ATGGCAAACACTCACCAACCTTTGCTAGACATTCCCAAGAAAAGATCTGGTTTCAAAGTTCTTTATGTAGTTTTATCCTTAGCAGCTATCTTAGGCGCAATTTCTATAGTTTCTGTTACAATTCTCAGTCGCAGCCAGACTTCAACTTCTTCCCTGAGAGGAGGACACCTCTGCAGCCATGCTCATGATCAATCTTCCTGCTTGCAAGCGGTGTCTGAGGTAGCTTCATCTGGGCAATCCAGTGACGTTGACCTACTTCAGATGATCTTAGCAAAATCATCAGCGCAGATACAGGAAACTATCAAGTTGACTGACAATATCAACCGTCGGATCAATGATCAAAGGGAGCAAGCTGCTCTAGCAGATTGCTTGGAGTTGATGGACATGTCTGTGGACAGATTGATGGACTCCATGGTTGCTCTGGGAAGCCAAACGGCCCAATCCCAATCCGATGCTCATTCGTGGCTTAGTAGCGTTCTCACGAACCACGTTACTTGCCTGGATGGGCTCAATGGGCGGACCCGTTCTGTAGTGGAACCCATGATGAAAGACTTGATTTTGAAAGCAAGAACTTCCCTGGCCATGGTGGCTGCAATTGCACCACCAAAGGAAGAGATGATTGAACAACCGCTCAATGGAGACCTGCCCTCGTGGGTCACCAGTAAGGATAGAAGGCTTTTAGAAGCTTTGCCCAAGGACATTAAGGCTAATTCTGTGGTGGCAAAGGATGGTAGTGGAAATTACAAGACCGTCCAAGAAGCTGTTAATGCAGCCCCAAATAATGCCCAAAGCCGATATGTCATTCATGTGAAAGCAGGGACTTACAAGGAAAAAGTTGATATTGGGAAGAACAAGAAGAATCTAATGCTGGTTGGTGATGGCATGGATAAAACCATTATCACAGGCAGCTTGAACGTTGTGGATGGATCAACCACCTTTAACTCTGCAACTGTTG CTGCCGTTGCCGATGGATTCATAGCTCAAGATCTAGGGTTCCAAAACACTGCTGGGCCACAGAAACACCAGGCCGTTGCACTTCGCGTTGGAGCTGACAAGTCGGTCATAAATCGCTGCAAGATAGATGCATTCCAAGATACACTCTACACCCACAGCCTCCGCCAATTCTTCAGAGATTGCTACATCACAGGAACGGTGGACTTCATCTTCGGCGATGCTGCAGTGGTCTTCCAAAACTCCAAACTTGCCGCTCGAAAGCCCATGAGTAATCAACAAAATATGGTAACGGCCCAAGGTCGGGTTGACCCGAATTCGAACACCGGGACTTCAATCCAGAATTGTGATATAATCCCAAGCTCGGATCTTGCGCCCGTAAAGGGATCAATAAAAACTTACTTGGGCCGTCCATGGAAAGAGTACTCGAGGACTGTTGTAATGCAATCAAATATTGACAACCATATTGTTCCAGAGGGCTGGTCAGTTTGGAGTGGTGACTTTGCTTTGAAGACTTTGTACTATGGCGAATACCAAAATAGAGGCCCAGGCGCTGGGACTAGCGGCAGGGTCAAGTGGCCTGGTTATCATGTGATCACCAGTGCAGCTGAGGCAAGCAAATTCACGGTGGCCCAGCTCATTCAAGGTGGCCAATGGTTGAAGAATACCGGAGTGGCCTACACGGAGGGGCTCTGA